In Parasteatoda tepidariorum isolate YZ-2023 chromosome 2, CAS_Ptep_4.0, whole genome shotgun sequence, one DNA window encodes the following:
- the LOC107445631 gene encoding ras-related protein Rab-35, which yields MAREYDHLFKLLIIGDSGVGKSSLLLRFADNTFSGNYITTIGVDFKIRTLDLDGERVKLQIWDTAGQERFRTITSTYYRGTHGVIVVYDVTNGESFANVKRWIHEIEQNCDMVNRILVGNKNDDPERKIVVTEDAQRFAEQMNIKLFETSAKENINVEEMFNEITRMVLQSKKEHKEKQQQSGDGTIKLGKVAGKKRRCCQL from the exons ATGGCTAGAGAATatgatcatttatttaaactactCATCATCGGAGACAGTG gtGTAGGAAAAAGTAGCTTGTTACTTAGATTTGCCGATAATACATTTTCAG GTAATTATATTACCACAATTGGTGTTGATTTCAAGATCCGTACCTTAGATTTAGATGGCGAAAGAGTTAAACTCCAAATATGGGACACTGCTGGTCAAGAAAGATTTAGAACTATAACTTCGac ATATTATCGTGGTACCCATGGTGTAATAGTTGTTTATGATGTTACCAATGGAGAATCATTTGCTAATGTTAAAAGGTGGATACatgaaattgaacaaaattgtgATATGGTGAATAGAATCCTTG tgggaaataaaaatgatgatcctgaaagaaaaattgttgtAACTGAAGATGCCCAAAGATTTGCTGAACAGATGAACATTAAACTCTTTGAAACTagtgcaaaagaaaatattaatgttgaagAA atgtttaatgaaattactAGAATGGTATTACAAAGTAAAAAGGAACATAAAGAAAAACAGCAACAGAGTGGAGATGGTACTATTAAATTAGGCAAAGTTGCTGGAAAGAAAAGACGGTGTTGTCAATTATAG